Genomic DNA from Bombus affinis isolate iyBomAffi1 chromosome 8, iyBomAffi1.2, whole genome shotgun sequence:
ATTAAAAAAATTTGTACAATGCGTGCAGCTTTGTAACGTGACACGATGAAATGGAAAACAATCATTTCCAAACTTGTATTAATCCATCTGTACTACCAGTAAGAATACACGTGTTAGACATAGCTACGGCGGAAATAGTGTCGTGATGTCCAGACGGTGGAGTTTCTGGACCTTGACCACCTTCTTCAGAATTTCTTGTTCTAATACTGCTTCCTCCTCCGGATGATGGAGTTGGACCACCTCCAGCTAAGACTTCTTGAACGACATTGGTTCCATCGATTAAACGTTGTCTGTAAAAtgtgaaaatatatgtaaatcaTATTCTATTAGTAATAATATGTAAACAATGTTATTTTAAACAAATTCTATTACAAATACTAACTCATATGCCAATGAATTTGGAGATGTGACATCATTAGCAGCAGGCAATGCAACATACGATTCGTTGGGTGTGTTCAAGTCCCAAAAACGCAATCTCATATCAGTACCACCAGCTAATAAGAAGCCTGAGCGATCGATACATCCAGAATACATTGCACATACACTATGACCACCTTGTGAGTGACTAAGTGGAGGTGCACTTGACGCCCAGAGAACCATTTGACGAAAATCAGTTTCGAGATTCCACATTGAAATTTCGTTGTTTCCTTGAACAGCCGAAATAATCCAGGAATGTTCTGTGGGATGAGTAATTACCTTCCTCACCCTTGCATCTAAAATCAATTAGATTTTATAAAGTTTGAGAATTATTTGATACAATACGTTTTATTCTATACGAATTTAAAACAATTGTAAATTTACTTGTAGGGTGTTTAATACTGGTTATTGGTAATTGAAACCGCAAGTCCCAGCAAGTATGTACGCCAGAACTTGTACCAAGGGTCAACCATTGTTGATAATTGTTTACACAAAATGAGGTAATTACTCCATGTTTTAGGTCATTTTCTAAACGCCATGTTGTACCAGGACACCTTAAATCCCACCCTACCAATGAACCATAAAGTGATGCATAAACAAGGACTGATTGTGAACCAGAGTCTAAATACTGTAAATCAACTGCACATCCTTCTTcctaaatacaaaataattcaaggttccagtgttaatttatttaaaaatccgACAATATAAAGCAAGTAACGTATAATCACCTGAAGATCTAATTGTCTGGTACCGATAACGCTCATTTTACTAGAATTTGATTCGATTCGTAAAACAAATACAGTGCCTGATTGGCTAGCAGAACTTGCTAATGATTGTCCCTGATCGCATATAGCTAAGCCAACTAGAGGACCACCTCTATGCATGTAAGTTTGCCTAATGGAATTAAAATACAAGATACATTACACTTAGTCTGATAGTACATTACATAAAGATCTTACCTAGAACGATTAGCGATATTTCGACCTTCCATTCTACTTGCATCCCATATCTTTATGCATCCATCCGCAGAGCTACTGGCAAATAAACTAGTATCCGGTATAGAAGCTAGCCTATTTACTGCAGCTCTATGTTCATGAAGATGTGCAATCGGTACCCCTCTAGGTCTCCACCCACTTGGTAATAATCTTGAACCTTTTTTTAATCAAAAATAGTTGTAGTACCGATACTGCgcttgaaaaatatatttttataattattaattaccaGCTTGCCATGCAATGTTATCAGCCCAATGCTGTGCTCTTAACGCTGCAGCATGTTGTTCTTGTTTTCTGTACGTTAGTTGTCTTACTTCTAATCTACAAGGTGCACACCTGTCTACaaaattacattaaattttCTGTATGTCTTgtagcaaaaagaaaaaaaaaataaacaaataaataaataatactcTGACGTATTGACGTCAAAAGTATTTTTGAAAACACATACATTGAATATATGAACGTTCATGAAGAGAATGGTCATTTATACTATTCATGTCAGATAAACTATGTTGTGGTGATAAGTGGATATCCCCTCCGTGTAAACTTTGACTAGGACTTCCATTACTTCCTGTCATATCTGACATTTTAACAGTGTGCTATATTATAAAAAAGATTTACTataattctataaaaatttaattatggaCATAGATCATATGTTTCTAATTACCTGAACATTGTCTTGAGCTGCGAACATTGTACGCCATTCTTGATTCATTGTTGCATATGTGCCGACGCTATCTGATGTTCTACGATCTAATCGTTTAAATGGCGGAAGACCTAGATCACCTTTTGTATCAGGATATAATATTACTATGTGATGTCGTATCTTGTCCTTTATAGTATTTAATTCTAACTTTCCATCTATCGATTTAGCTGTACTTAGCTTCGCATCCATCGAATTTCTATACTTATTGATTTTCATTAAATGTGGTTTCATTATTAATAATTGGTCTTCAATAGTTTCAGTCATTGACTCCGAACTCAAACGTCTGAAAAGCTAAAAAGCATTGATTAGATTTCACGAAAATTGCAAAACATATTTACAAAGATCTTCAATTTACATTCCGTAATGAAGTACTCATTTCACTATATTGCGGTACTATTCCTGTTACTGCTTTAGCTCGAGCAGTTTGTCTTTGTTCAAGAACTTGAAATAGTTCCTCCACATCGTTGTATTTTACAAGGGAATCATAAACAATTCTTGGTATAGGAGATACCAAGGCTTCTAATAACAAAACTTCTTTTTCTATTTGAATTAATGGATGTTTTAAGTAGGGCTGTATTATCGATTGAACTTTGCACTGAACGTCTACTAAGTTAAGTGTTCTTGCCGCCGTAGATATGAAACCAACAGTCGCATGTCTTATCCATAAATTTGGATGCACCTACAAAGGAGTTTAAATTCCAAATATTGAATAGCAAAAATTGCAATGCTATAATTATTAGTATTGTTAAAACATAACTTACTAAAAAGACCATGGTTTCATATAAAAGTTGATAAAGAGCGGACTTGTGTAAGAGACCTAATTCTGTGAGAGTTGCCATTGCACTAATAGCCTTTGTGGTTACAAATTCCTCAGGATCTGCTAGTCCTTGTTGAAGAAGAGGCATAAGAATAGGACTGCTATGCCAACCAACATAAGCAGCGACACCAACAATACATTCGAAAAAGGAACCTCTTAACTCTTTGTCTTCCTTATCATTTAAAAATGTGATTACATGACTAAGCAAAATATCATTGGCCTTTTGTTTTCCAAAAAATACACATAATTTATTTATCCCACTTTCCATTAATGTTTGTTTTACTAAATTCTGAGGATCTGTTAATAACATGGACACAGATTGTTGCacctaataattatatatatatatatgtatatatatatatatattttaatatatagcatacataaatattgttaaaaataattttattaattaccaTTTCGTGCAAAGTTTGAAGCTCACTGTCATAACTTGGTTTTGGACCTTCTTTGTTACCTAAGTTGGATAAATGAGCATTTTctaaataacgtaatgcaatgTGTGCTAAATGTGCAATATTTTCTGCATAAGCGGCTCTAACAATTACAGCTTCATCTTGTGTGATATGTGCTAAACCAGGTAAAATATATTCTGGAAAGATGTTCACATCTGATGGTGGAATTGATTTTACAAGATGCAAACATTTTGTCAAAGTATGTATTGCTGATACCCGTACACGTGGAGCAGGATCATGAACTAAATGAAACTGTACAATATATTAGATAAACTTTGTTAACAGTTATTGGAGTTTTATtcatttcatattaaaatacttaCGATATAAGGCAAAATTCGATCCAATATTGTTTCATCTGATGTGTTTTCAGCAAGTTCAAGTAATATTTCTAAACTTTGTAATTTAGATTGAGAATGATGTAAACCTCGTATGCATGAAGTAACGAGCTGAGTAATAATAACCAATCCTTCGACAGGTTCTGAAGATAAAACCTTTTTCTCGCTCTTTAAATCTATTTTTCGTCTTTGACTTTCAATTAATATAGTGTGCGAATGCTGATCTGTTTGACTGTTACAATTAGAGTTTTGAATTTGGACAGTTTTTGGATCACTTTGATTTAAATCGCTCTTGTCAAAACTTTGATCACTGTCAACTTCTATGATAGTATTATCCTCACTGTGACCAGAATCGTCCTTAGTTGACTCCACATTGTTTTCAAAATGGTTATTTTGTGTGACTTCTGCGTTTCTTATGTCACtcttcattttttcattttcctctgcctttaaaatattaatgatattaccaatatcttttttaagtctattaattttttcatcagGAGATAAAATTGGGGCAGCAGAAAAGATAAGCATATA
This window encodes:
- the LOC126919718 gene encoding phosphoinositide 3-kinase regulatory subunit 4 isoform X1; amino-acid sequence: MGNQLVGIAPSQIFPVEHYLTDHSDLLFDVNLGSTRFFKVARARSQEGLIVVKVFAIHDPTLPLSAYKEKLEEIRSKLASAVNCLPFQRMILTEKSGSIMREYVKYSLYDRISTRPFLTSIEKKWITFQVLYALHQAHKFGVCHGDIKLENIMITSWNWILLTDFASFKPTYLPEDNPADFSYFFDTSRRRTCYIAPERFVKTLSSELSNTLLLSEQELKTGDLHPMMDIFSAGCALTELYNEGHPPFDFSQLLAYRNNEYSVSKHLDTIEDSGIRELLASMMDRNPANRKSAEIYLAQARGTVFPEYFYLFLQPYMLIFSAAPILSPDEKINRLKKDIGNIINILKAEENEKMKSDIRNAEVTQNNHFENNVESTKDDSGHSEDNTIIEVDSDQSFDKSDLNQSDPKTVQIQNSNCNSQTDQHSHTILIESQRRKIDLKSEKKVLSSEPVEGLVIITQLVTSCIRGLHHSQSKLQSLEILLELAENTSDETILDRILPYIFHLVHDPAPRVRVSAIHTLTKCLHLVKSIPPSDVNIFPEYILPGLAHITQDEAVIVRAAYAENIAHLAHIALRYLENAHLSNLGNKEGPKPSYDSELQTLHEMVQQSVSMLLTDPQNLVKQTLMESGINKLCVFFGKQKANDILLSHVITFLNDKEDKELRGSFFECIVGVAAYVGWHSSPILMPLLQQGLADPEEFVTTKAISAMATLTELGLLHKSALYQLLYETMVFLVHPNLWIRHATVGFISTAARTLNLVDVQCKVQSIIQPYLKHPLIQIEKEVLLLEALVSPIPRIVYDSLVKYNDVEELFQVLEQRQTARAKAVTGIVPQYSEMSTSLRNLFRRLSSESMTETIEDQLLIMKPHLMKINKYRNSMDAKLSTAKSIDGKLELNTIKDKIRHHIVILYPDTKGDLGLPPFKRLDRRTSDSVGTYATMNQEWRTMFAAQDNVQHTVKMSDMTGSNGSPSQSLHGGDIHLSPQHSLSDMNSINDHSLHERSYIQYRCAPCRLEVRQLTYRKQEQHAAALRAQHWADNIAWQAGSRLLPSGWRPRGVPIAHLHEHRAAVNRLASIPDTSLFASSSADGCIKIWDASRMEGRNIANRSRQTYMHRGGPLVGLAICDQGQSLASSASQSGTVFVLRIESNSSKMSVIGTRQLDLQEEGCAVDLQYLDSGSQSVLVYASLYGSLVGWDLRCPGTTWRLENDLKHGVITSFCVNNYQQWLTLGTSSGVHTCWDLRFQLPITSIKHPTNARVRKVITHPTEHSWIISAVQGNNEISMWNLETDFRQMVLWASSAPPLSHSQGGHSVCAMYSGCIDRSGFLLAGGTDMRLRFWDLNTPNESYVALPAANDVTSPNSLAYEQRLIDGTNVVQEVLAGGGPTPSSGGGSSIRTRNSEEGGQGPETPPSGHHDTISAVAMSNTCILTGSTDGLIQVWK
- the LOC126919718 gene encoding phosphoinositide 3-kinase regulatory subunit 4 isoform X2 codes for the protein MITSWNWILLTDFASFKPTYLPEDNPADFSYFFDTSRRRTCYIAPERFVKTLSSELSNTLLLSEQELKTGDLHPMMDIFSAGCALTELYNEGHPPFDFSQLLAYRNNEYSVSKHLDTIEDSGIRELLASMMDRNPANRKSAEIYLAQARGTVFPEYFYLFLQPYMLIFSAAPILSPDEKINRLKKDIGNIINILKAEENEKMKSDIRNAEVTQNNHFENNVESTKDDSGHSEDNTIIEVDSDQSFDKSDLNQSDPKTVQIQNSNCNSQTDQHSHTILIESQRRKIDLKSEKKVLSSEPVEGLVIITQLVTSCIRGLHHSQSKLQSLEILLELAENTSDETILDRILPYIFHLVHDPAPRVRVSAIHTLTKCLHLVKSIPPSDVNIFPEYILPGLAHITQDEAVIVRAAYAENIAHLAHIALRYLENAHLSNLGNKEGPKPSYDSELQTLHEMVQQSVSMLLTDPQNLVKQTLMESGINKLCVFFGKQKANDILLSHVITFLNDKEDKELRGSFFECIVGVAAYVGWHSSPILMPLLQQGLADPEEFVTTKAISAMATLTELGLLHKSALYQLLYETMVFLVHPNLWIRHATVGFISTAARTLNLVDVQCKVQSIIQPYLKHPLIQIEKEVLLLEALVSPIPRIVYDSLVKYNDVEELFQVLEQRQTARAKAVTGIVPQYSEMSTSLRNLFRRLSSESMTETIEDQLLIMKPHLMKINKYRNSMDAKLSTAKSIDGKLELNTIKDKIRHHIVILYPDTKGDLGLPPFKRLDRRTSDSVGTYATMNQEWRTMFAAQDNVQHTVKMSDMTGSNGSPSQSLHGGDIHLSPQHSLSDMNSINDHSLHERSYIQYRCAPCRLEVRQLTYRKQEQHAAALRAQHWADNIAWQAGSRLLPSGWRPRGVPIAHLHEHRAAVNRLASIPDTSLFASSSADGCIKIWDASRMEGRNIANRSRQTYMHRGGPLVGLAICDQGQSLASSASQSGTVFVLRIESNSSKMSVIGTRQLDLQEEGCAVDLQYLDSGSQSVLVYASLYGSLVGWDLRCPGTTWRLENDLKHGVITSFCVNNYQQWLTLGTSSGVHTCWDLRFQLPITSIKHPTNARVRKVITHPTEHSWIISAVQGNNEISMWNLETDFRQMVLWASSAPPLSHSQGGHSVCAMYSGCIDRSGFLLAGGTDMRLRFWDLNTPNESYVALPAANDVTSPNSLAYEQRLIDGTNVVQEVLAGGGPTPSSGGGSSIRTRNSEEGGQGPETPPSGHHDTISAVAMSNTCILTGSTDGLIQVWK
- the LOC126919718 gene encoding phosphoinositide 3-kinase regulatory subunit 4 isoform X3: MGNQLVGIAPSQIFPVEHYLTDHSDLLFDVNLGSTRFFKVARARSQEGLIVVKVFAIHDPTLPLSAYKEKLEEIRSKLASAVNCLPFQRMILTEKSGSIMREYVKYSLYDRISTRPFLTSIEKKWITFQVLYALHQAHKFGVCHGDIKLENIMITSWNWILLTDFASFKPTYLPEDNPADFSYFFDTSRRRTCYIAPERFVKTLSSELSNTLLLSEQELKTGDLHPMMDIFSAGCALTELYNEGHPPFDFSQLLAYRNNEYSVSKHLDTIEDSGIRELLASMMDRNPANRKSAEIYLAQARGTVFPEYFYLFLQPYMLIFSAAPILSPDEKINRLKKDIGNIINILKAEENEKMKSDIRNAEVTQNNHFENNVESTKDDSGHSEDNTIIEVDSDQSFDKSDLNQSDPKTVQIQNSNCNSQTDQHSHTILIESQRRKIDLKSEKKVLSSEPVEGLVIITQLVTSCIRGLHHSQSKLQSLEILLELAENTSDETILDRILPYIFHLVHDPAPRVRVSAIHTLTKCLHLVKSIPPSDVNIFPEYILPGLAHITQDEAVIVRAAYAENIAHLAHIALRYLENAHLSNLGNKEGPKPSYDSELQTLHEMVQQSVSMLLTDPQNLVKQTLMESGINKLCVFFGKQKANDILLSHVITFLNDKEDKELRGSFFECIVGVAAYVGWHSSPILMPLLQQGLADPEEFVTTKAISAMATLTELGLLHKSALYQLLYETMVFLVHPNLWIRHATVGFISTAARTLNLVDVQCKVQSIIQPYLKHPLIQIEKEVLLLEALVSPIPRIVYDSLVKYNDVEELFQVLEQRQTARAKAVTGIVPQYSEMSTSLRNLFRRLSSESMTETIEDQLLIMKPHLMKINKYRNSMDAKLSTAKSIDGKLELNTIKDKIRHHIVILYPDTKGDLGLPPFKRLDRRTSDSVGTYATMNQEWRTMFAAQDNVQHTVKMSDMTGSNGSPSQSLHGGDIHLSPQHSLSDMNSINDHSLHERSYIQYRCAPCRLEVRQLTYRKQEQHAAALRAQHWADNIAWQAGSRLLPSGWRPRGVPIAHLHEHRAAVNRLASIPDTSLFASSSADGCIKIWDASRMEGRNIANRSRQTYMHRGGPLVGLAICDQGQSLASSASQSGTVFVLRIESNSSKMSVIGTRQLDLQEEGCAVDLQYLDSGSQSVLVYASLYGSLVGWDLRCPGTTWRLENDLKHGVITSFCVNNYQQWLTLGTSSGVHTCWDLRFQLPITSIKHPTNARVRKVITHPTEHSWIISAVQGNNEISMWNLETDFRQMVLWASSAPPLSHSQGGHSVCAMYSGCIDRSGFLLAGGTDMRLRFWDLNTPNESYVALPAANDVTSPNSLAYEQRLIDGTNVVQEVLAGGGPTPSSGGGSSIRTRNSEEGGQGPETPPSGHHDTISADKLVQKDRELDPEMRKDWDLSSYKFLSIFPSLLSLVAVCIADSCNSVVVDNHNLVVYRKEFQPKGLQTQRQSTIKI